One Lytechinus pictus isolate F3 Inbred chromosome 12, Lp3.0, whole genome shotgun sequence genomic region harbors:
- the LOC129272286 gene encoding uncharacterized protein LOC129272286, whose protein sequence is MSVDLAVASDPQNKAKDDNPYADYMWMGEEEQEFEQDVLAQLEEEEYLEYCFQDMMEEEALGLFIPPPIILPSSLTSTGTTTTMPLIENLTISNANGGENGHHGNGDVILQPASNVGAGGDANYESAWQSSEDEVSGDKHDNLTDSDSSEGCPQR, encoded by the exons ATGTCTGTAGATTTAGCAGTAGCATCTGATCCTCAGAACAAAGCAAAGGATGATAACCCCTATGCAGATTACATGTGGATGGGAGAGGAGGAGCAAGAATTTGAACAGGAT GTTTTAGCTCAGCTAGAGGAAGAGGAATATTTGGAGTACTGCTTCCAGGATATGATGGAAGAGGAAGCTTTAGGTCTGTTCATTCCCCCACCAATCATCCTACCCTCATCATTGACATCTACCGGTACAACGACCACTATGCCTCTCATTGAGAATCTCACAATCAGCAATGCCA ATGGTGGCGAGAATGGTCACCATGGCAACGGAGATGTGATCCTCCAACCTGCCAGTAACGTTGGTGCTGGAGGTGATGCTAACTATGAGTCGGCGTGGCAGAGCTCAGAAGATGAAGTGTCGGGAGACAAACATGAT